The Nostoc sp. PCC 7524 nucleotide sequence AATGAGTGAACTCCGGCGGTTAAAAGGCTTACTACCGCCAGAATTGCAGAGCTGGGTCACGGTTGAAGGTACAACTGAGGTCAATCCACCCCTGATCCGTTGCGAAGAAATTGGTAAAGACCAAGTAGAAATTCAAATTGACTTGGTGAAATGGGACACCTTAGCAATGGATCAGCGTAATCTGCTGTTCTGGCATGAAGTCGCCCGCATTCAAAATGACACAATTCCCAAAGATGGTTGGGAAATGGCAGCATTAGCCATCGGCTTAGGTGGTGCTGTAGGTGAGTTGTGGGTACAGGATGGATTGTTGTTAGTGTTGGCTTTGGCGCTGTGTGGCGTTTCCGGCTGGCGACTATATCAAAAAAATAATGGAGAAAAGCAACTCAGAGAATTAATTGATGCTGATGATAAGGCGATCGCACTAGCAACTCGTTTTGGTTATAGTCTTCCTAACGCCTACAAGAGTCTAGGTAGTGCCTTAAAAACCCTCATCGATAACACTCCTAGCAAGCGCCAACGCTCTCGCTATGAAACGCGGCTTTCTGCTCTTAAGCGTAGTGCGAATAAAGCCAAAGCTAAATCTAGAGCAACAGATGAAGGCGAATTGTAGTCACCAAAAATAGATTTGGGTGGGCAAGTATTGCCCATCCCATGATTTAAATTTGATTTATCTTCATCAAAATTTTACACAAAAATTTGTGCGCGTGAAGCCTGATCAAGAACAGACCGATATGCTGTTGGCTTATAGCTGATTGAGCATTTTATGAGTCTGGGGTACAACGCGAACCTGTTTTAAGAACCGCTTCATCAAAGCTTGCCATGTCAAAACCTGTTCGGGAGTAGGAGCCAGCACAGGAGTTTTAGTAAATTGTTCAGATTCAGCCAAAGGTGTAACAGGTTGTAAAAATAGGGGAATCTCAGGACTGACATCTGCGACTAACAAAGCAGCCTGTTCCAATTCCGCCACATCAGTTTGATCAGAAATAATTATTTTGATGAAAGTTTCTAAATTTGGATAACAAATTTGCAGAAACTTCATATGCTCTTGCCAATGAGATTCACCACTGACACTGGGTAGTTTCCAATCCATACCCACCAAGTCGAGATAGGGTAATATCATTGCTAATTGTTCTGGGCGATGTCCGCCAGTTTCGAGATATATGGGTAGGCCAGTGAGCGATCGCACTTGTGGCAAAAATTCCTTTAAGAAACCTGCATGAAGAAGAGGTTCTCCACCAGTTAAGCTAATGCTATCGTGTAGAGAAGGTAAATTCTGCCTTTCAATCCATTCGAGTAAGATTGGTATTGGGACAGGATTGGGATGAGTTTCAAAGTCTCGTAATCCGGGCGATCGCTCTATCCTACAATTAGCAGGTGCATTCCAAGTATGGACACTATCGCAAAAGTGGCAACGCAAGTCACAAAAAGCAAAGCGAATAAAAATTTGACGTGTCCCGACATTCAGTCCTTCCCCTTGAATAGCAGAAAAGACCTCGATCAGGCGTGCAGTAGGTTCGGCTGTAGTCTTAGCAGTCATAGGATAGTAGCAACGCGATCGCGCTGCATCGGCGCAATAACAAGTATGTTTCACTTCTTGTTCTATTGTGAACCGTTACAGGCAGTCTGTGATCTTATCCTATACAACTAGCGATGAGTCATTATTCCTACTTATTAAATATGAGGTTAGGTGATTTTTTAGGACAAAATAAGTTTGGCAGATTAAATTTATATGGCAACGAAAGTGCAGAGCTTCATGACTAGCCAACCCACAGAGGTAAATTTCCCAGTTACTACCTTAGATGAAATGGTAATAGTGCAGGTATCTGCGCGTCTTAGCGTGCTTGAAGCAGTAGGCTTTAAGCAAACCTGCCAAGAATTAACTCAAAAAAATCCCCATCCTAAACAAATCATTATTGATTTTCAGCAAACTACTTTTATGGATAGTAGTGGTTTAGGAGCTTTGGTTAGTAGTTTTAAAACTACCCAAGAGAAAGAAATTACTATGACTCTGCGGAATGTCACTCCCCAGGTCATGGCAGTGCTAAACCTCACAGGACTAGATAAAGTTTTTTCTATTGAGTCTAGTAGCGATACACTGCCAATAGAAGCTGATAATTTGACTGATATCCAGAAGGGTAATTCTCGTAAAGTTGAGCAACTACCAACTACTCATCCATCGGTAGCATCGTGGATGAAAAGATTTTTAGACATTATTGGTGCTGTGGTAGGTTTGGTAATCACGGGAATTTTGTTGATTCCCATTATGATTGCTATCCAAATAGATGATCCCGGCCCTATTTTCTTTGGACAAATTCGCTGTGGTTGGATGGGGAAACGCTTCAAAATTTGGAAATTCCGTTCCATGTGTGTAGATGCAGAAGCGAAAAAGTCTCTAGTCAAAAATCAAGTAGAAGGTGCATTTTTTAAAAATGAAAATGATCCCAGAATCACAAGAGTAGGCAAGTTTCTACGCCGTACTAGCTTAGATGAATTTCCGCAGTTTTGGAACGTCTTGAAAGGGGATATGAGTTTAGTTGGAACTCGACCACCTACACCGGATGAAGTAGAACGTTATGAAGTCCCAGAGTGGCAGCGTTTGGACGTAAAACCAGGTATGACCGGCGAATGGCAAGTTAACGGCAGGTCTAAAGTCCGCAGTTTTGAAGATGTGATTAGGCTAGATTTGCTATATCAGAAAAACTGGAGTCTGATGTACGACTTGAAGTTAATTTTCAAGACTATTGCCATTATCTTTAATAGAAATAGTGGTGCTTATTAACAAATTAATTTGATTTGTAATTTGTTAAAAAATCCTAACTACCAAATGAATATTTATCTTTATAAATGCCCAAGCTGATTTTAGTTTGGGCATATTTCTTGATGATTTAAATTAAAAATAGCAATCCTATCTGATTCGTGACAATTTGCAGTGTTCAGATCCGCGACTTCTTTGGGAATTCGCGTATCTTGTTTCTACTAATGATTTGTGCGATCGCTTCCCTTTGCTGGGTGCATTTATTTCAAAAAACTTAGTTCCTGCATCTATATATGCTTTATATTTTTTGATTATTCATAATGATATTTACATGACAGAATAATTATTAAATCTTCTTCTACTTTGTAGACTAATCTATGTTCATCTGTAATCCGCCTTGACCAATAACCCTGTAATTCATACTTAAGGGCTTCAGGCTTACCAATTCCTGAAAATGGTTCTCTTTGGATGTCTTTAATCAATTCTAATATTTTTTTAAAAATTTTCTTATCTTCTATTGTCCACAGACCTAATTGTTCAAAAGCTTCTGGTTCAAATGCTATTTTTTTCATATTCATCTAATTCGACATAGATTAGATTTCCTTTATTTACATTTTCTAAAGCTTGAAGTAGATGTTTTTTATTGGCTTCCGATTTTAAAAGGTACGTAGTTTCATCTTCCTCAGTTTCCTGTTCCACTAGAACAATGACTTCTACAACAGTTCCTTCTGCTAGTTCGGTTGTAGACAATTCAATTTTGCCATCTTTACCGACAATAACCTTTTTTTTAATACCACTCAGCATAGATTTTAGTTACTCCTTTCATAACTGGGACTTAGACAGTATTTTAGACTTTATTTTAAGTTTATCGAAATAATGGCATTTTAGTGCGATCGCTCCCTGTATTCCCTGATCTACTTTAGTGAAAAAAGAGCGATCGCTAGTTAATTAGATACACTCTAACCCAAACTGGGAATACTATCTAAAGCACAGCTACCTGCTACATACAAGCAAAGCTGATACTTCATTGCTCACTGAGTTCTAGCAACTAGGAGAATATCATGAGTTTACCAATTCAAATTGCATTTGCACTTGCACCACATATTGCTAAAGGTTTATCTGATGGAAGCCTCTTAAGAGTTGGGGGTGTAGTCGTTGATGCTACTACAAAACAAGTTGTCACTTGGTTAAAAGAGATAACCCCTAATTCTCTAAAACCAACGTTAAATCAATCCTCTAATAGTGTCCTCAATCTTGCTGTTTCAGGAGCAAATCTAGTTGCTTCAGGGGCTAACGCAGCTGTGATAAGAAAAGGTTTATCTGATGTCAATGAGCGTTTAGGTGGTATTGAGTATCAGTTAGAAGAATTAGGGCAGAATTTACGATTAACTCAAGGAATTTTACAGGTAACTACAGCTGCTAGCATACTGAATCTAGGCGTTTCAGTGATGGGCTTTGCTGTGATAGCGCAACGACTTAAAGAACTAGAAGAACGCTTACAAGAAGCACAAGAGTTATTAAATAAGATTAACCGGAAAATTGATCTCAGTTTTTATGCTAATTTTCGTGCAGCTATTGAATTAGCAATTAATGCTTTTACGATGACCAAATTAGAAAATCGTAGAAGTAGCGCGTTACAAGCTATCAACCGATTTTTAGAAGCAGAACATATTTATACTGATTTTACTGATATTGAAATTGAGCAGCAAAGCCAAATTGCTGATGAATACCTGCTCACCTTATCCTTAGCATATCTAGCTGAAACACGTTGTTATTTAGAATTAGAAGAACATGAAACAGCACTGCGCCGCTTTCAAGAAGGGGCAAGAGTTATTCGTTCTCGTACTCAAAAGTATGTTGAAATTCTTCTAACTTCTAACCCAGCAGCTTATCTGCAACCTCACTTTAAAGACCAGATTGACTTGAGAAGATTAACCAAAGTTTACCAATGGATTGATCACAATTTGGAAGAAAATGCAGTGTTTGAAATGCAACGCGAAAATTTATATAAAATGGCGCAAGACCCTAATAAGTGGGTGGAATCTCTGCCAGTAGCTATTCTAAGTCGTGTTGAAGTTCAAGGAGGTTGGCTAGGTCCTAATGTTGGTGATTTGAAGCGAGAAGCTGATAAACGCCTTCCTCAAGTATTAGAAGTAATAGAATCTATGGTAGAAACCCACCGTCGTTTTGAATCATATCAAACAGAAATACAAGCAATATCTCAATTAGGTATCAGCTTTCATGAATGGCTCAAATTAACTCCTACAGAGAATCAACCAGAAGGTTCAGAATTAATGTATATAATGCCAAAAACACCCTTACAAATATCACTATCTACTTAAAATTACTTCTTTCCTTTGCGTCTTCCTTGCGGGACGCTCTGCGAATGTGCCTACCCTGCGGGAACGCCAAGGGCGAATGTGTGAAACATAAAAAAGGCGAACAAAGGTTCGCCTCTAAAATAATTATTTAAAACCCAAATCTTAAATCTTCGCTTCTTCCTTCACCAACTTATCCCAACCCAAATCTTTCAAATTATTATTACGACGCAGTGGACGAGTTACCAACTCTAAAATGTCACGCGCATTAGTAAAACCGTGAATTTGAGCAAAAGTAAACTCCACAGACCATTTTGTATTAATTCCCCGCGCTTCTAAGGGGTTAGCGTGAGCCATCCCAGTAATAACCAAATCTGGCTGCAAATCATAAATACGCTGCACTTGGTTGTAATTATCGGGCTTCTCGACAATTTTCGGCAGGGGTACACCCATTTCTAAACAAGCTTTCTCCAGCATTGCTAACTCAGCCGCTTGATAGCGTTTATCCATGTAGGGGATACCAACTTCATGAACAGTCATCCCGCAGCGCACTAAGAACCGTGCTAAAGAAACTTCTAGCAAGTTGTCGCCCATGAAAAATACAGACTTGCCACGAATTAATTTTACGTAGTCTTCCAACCCTGCCCAAATTTGCGCTTCCCGTTCTTCCAAGCCTTTGGGAGTAATGCCAAACACCGAACAAATTTTCTCAATCCAGGCGCGAGTCCCATCGGGGCCGATGGGGAAGGGTGCGCCAATGAGTTTACATTTACGGCGACGCATTAAAGTGGTAGCTGTGCGGCTAAGGAAGGGGTTGACACCAGCGACATAATACCCTTCTTCCAAGACTGGTAATTCTGTGAAGCGTTTAGCAGGTAGCCAGCCGGAAACTTTGATGCCTTGTTTTTTCAGTTCTAAGGTTAACTGAGTCACAACAGGATCAGGTAGAGAACCAAACAAAACCAAGGGTGGATGATCTACATACTCTGATTCTTCCTGAACTACTTCTTCTTTTTTCTTCCCGAAGTTGAGCAGCTTTTGAATAGCGTTACGCTCATTTTTCTCATTTTCCGTGACTGGGACTTGACTAGGACAACGGTTAGCCATTGCTGCTAACACGGTGTCTTCTCCTTGAGTGAAGGCGTAATCTAAGCCGTTAGCACGCGCCACTACAATGGGAATACCTATTTCACCTTCTAACTTGGGTGCTAAACCTTCCAAGTCCATTTTGATGATTTCAGTGGTACAAGTGCCAATCCATACAATTACACTGGGGTTGCGATCGCGCTTAATTTGCTCACATAATCGCTTTAACTCCTCATAATCATTCAGTTGGGCTGAAATATCCCCTTCTTCTAACTCTGCCATTGCATAGCGGGGTTCTGCAAAAATCATGACCCCCATCGCGTTTTGTAGGAAATACCCACAAGTCTTAGTTCCAATCACCAAAAAGAAACTATCTTCGATTTTTTGATATAACCATGCCACACAGCTAATTGGGCAGAAGGTATGGTAATTGCCAGTTTCACACTCAAAGTTTAAAGCTGTTGGTTCTTGCGCGACGGTCATTTTGGTTTTTCTCCCCTTAATATCTAAAGGCAGGTGAATAAGAGGGGGGAGTAGTCATACCAATTCAAAATTCAAAATACCCTTCCGGGAAGGCTTGCGCCTACAAAATTCAAAATTCAAAAGAATAGATATCACAAGGGTTTAAGCGTGTGTATCTGTCATATTCTTTTTTCAAATTGGTATGAGTAGTAAATCCTACATACTATTCCTTATTCCCTACTCCCTATTCCCTACTCCCTGATTACTAATATTTATGCGTTGGGGAAGAGACGGGCAATTTCTGATTCATCAAAAACGCCAGCTGGTAATTCTTCCCCCAAGAAATCATTATTTTCTTCACCCTTTTGTAAGGATGTTTCATCACCCCAGACATCTGATAACACGTCACTGAAAGCATTTTCATCTGGTGTGTTCAGATCATCCAGAATTTGCTCTTCCAGTTGTTCTACAGATGCAGCTGCGACATCAAAAGAAACATCGCCAAAATCATCTTCTTCCTGGCTCATGGCTGCAACAGACTCATCCTTGAGTTGTTGGATAGTTTGTTCCATGTCTCCGACTATCAGCGTTTGAGACTCAACATCTCCCCCAAAACCATTGGTATGAGAATCTGCAAAAGTTTCATCTTCGATGTTTTCATCGACTTCAGCAGTCGGCTCGTATTGGTGAGTTTCTGGTTCTGCTTCGGGAATTGTACTGTTACCAAGGGCAATGTCTGGGTCAAAATGTAAATCCAGTACCTCAATTAAAGTATCGGCATCAGGATTTAATTTGGCAAAGGGAAACATTAACTGTGCTAATTTTGGTTCTAGCGCATTCACTACTCCCAGGATGAGGTAAGAAGGTGGACGTTTTCCACCATCAGGCGTATAGACTGATTCCACCTGCATATGGAGTTTGATCCAATCACGATTGGCTTGGAAAAATTGCAACCACTTCTGTCTAATCGAATCTGTAAAGCTATTAAAGAAAGCCATATTGACCCCCATCCTGAAACTAGATGATTTATACAATCATCAAGTCTAATTCCTCTTCAGGATTAGCAACCTGTGGTTTACGCGGATTTAAATAAAAATCTGACAATAAAGAAAATAATTCCCGGTCTGGGGAATCGTTAGGTACAACTCCTTCAGGACGTGCGAGAATTTGGTCAGCGATGTTGAGGTAGTAATCGCAAACGTAGTTTAAAGATGGGTCAGACTCTGCCATTTCAAACAAAGTTTTCCCCTTGACGCGAGACACCCGGATATCTTCTATTAATGGTAAGACTTCCAGCACAGGCATAGGAACTGCTTCCACATACTTCTCAATCAAGTCGCGCTTGGAGGTACGGTTGCCGATTAACCCAGCTAGACGCAGTGGGTGAGTCCGTGCTTTCTCCCGCACAGAAGCGGCAATGCGGTTAGCAGCAAACAAGGCATCAAAGCCATTATCAGTCACGATCATGCAGTAATCTGCATAGTTGAGTGGTGCTGCGAAACCACCACAAACAACGTCACCCAATACATCAAACAAGATTACATCATACTCATCAAAAGCGTTGAGTTCTTTCAGTAATTTTACGGTTTCACCAACAACATAACCACCACAGCCAGCACCCGCAGGTGGGCCTCCAGCCTCAACGCAATCTACACCACCATAGCCTTTGTAAATTACGTCTTCTGGCCAAACATCTTCGTAGTGATAGTCTTTTTCTTGCAGAGTATCAATAATTGTTGGAATTAAAAATCCAGTTAGGGTAAAGGTGCTGTCGTGTTTGGGGTCGCACCCAATTTGCAGCACCTTCTTGCCGCGTTTGGCTAGGGCGACGGATATATTACAGCTAGTTGTGGATTTGCCTATCCCACCTTTTCCGTAAACTGCTAATTTCACTGTTGTTTGCCTCTTATCGTTTTTTTATCAAACTCGTGGCTAAAACATTGGCCTTCACCTAACCGTCGATGGCGATGTGTGAGGTATGTGAATGTGATTATTGACGAAATTTCACGGGAAATAAAGGGGGTGTAAATCTAAAAAATAAAGCTAAACAGCTTTATAAATAAAAAATTAGAAAAAATAGATAAAAATAATCGAAAAAACCTCTATTTAATGCAAAAACCTTTTTTTTGCAAAATTTAAAAATAACTAATTATAAAAATAGTTACAAAAAACAAAATTACAAAATAACGTAATATCAATATTTTTACTAGATTTAGCTGACTTGGATTGTCAGTGTGATATGGGTGATGGGAGATGCTGGGGGCGATCGCAAATCAGCCAGTGATTACAGGGGATTTTAGTCACAGAAGAGACAAAATTTCAGAGATCACCCTCTTTTTACCTCTATCTCAACCTTGGTAACTAAGGGGATATTAGCCAAATAGAACTTTTTTGTAAAAAAATATTAATTTTTCAAATAGTATCTAAGCTTGACTAAAATCCTGAGTGGGTTTCAAGTGCCTCAATTTCTTTGAGGGATTGCCATCCGGCTTGCCACTGGGAATTATCTTGTAATAATTTGGCGTTGATCCAAAACCGGACATTAGGATCACAAGCGGCAACCATTTCTGCATAAACCCACTTACCCTGATTTTTGCGGTTGACAACCTGGAAATGTCGCCAACCATCTATTTTTTTTGTGGTTGTCCACTTAGAACCGACTAAATAAGGAAATTTTTGTTTTTTAGCCATCGGTGAATAGTTATTAGTCGATAGTCAACAGTCATTAGTTATTTTCCCCTACATCCCCACTCGCTTTTCCCAGAATATGGAGAATACTACTACTTGCTGAAGACGTGAAGACCGATCCAGCAATTGGTGCCACTCTTCTTAAAATGACGATATGAGAACAATTTGTTCTATCTGCACTTTTGCGTCTAGAGTGGTAGCCTGAATTAGCCTATGCAACCAACTAATCCAAACCAATTTACAGAAAAAGCCTGGGAAGCGATCGCCCACACTCCTGAGATTGCTAAACAGCATCAACAGCAGCAGATAGAAAGCGAACACCTGATGAAAGCACTGCTAGAACAAGAAGGTTTAGCTAGCGGGATTTTGACTAAAGCAGGTGTGAACTTACAAAAAATCAACGATCGCACTGAACAATTTATCCAACGCCAGCCGAAAGTCTCAGGTAGTAGCACCTCTGTATACTTGGGGCGGAGTTTGGATACACTCTTAGACCGCGCTGAAGGTTATCGTAAAGATTTTAAAGACGAATATATTTCTATTGAACATTTATTTCTGGCTTACGCTAAAGATGATCGCTTCGGCAAAGGTTTATTTCAAGAATTCGGTTTAGACGAAAACAAACTCAAAAATATTATTAAACAAGTTCGTGGGAGTCAGAAAGTGACCGACCAAAATCCAGAAGGCAAATACCAATCGCTGGAAAAATACGGGCGTGATCTCACAGAAGCAGCCCGCAAAGGTCAACTTGATCCAGTCATTGGGCGGGATGATGAAATTCGCCGCACCATCCAGATTTTGTCTCGTCGTACCAAAAATAACCCCGTGTTAATTGGTGAACCAGGTGTTGGTAAAACTGCGATCGCCGAAGGATTAGCACAGCGTATCGTGGCTGGTGATGTTCCTCAATCCCTCAAAGACCGCAAGTTAATTTCCTTAGATATGGGTGCGATGATTGCGGGGGCAAAATTCCGGGGAGAATTTGAGGAACGCCTGAAAGCTGTATTAAAGGAAGTCACAGAATCTGGCGGCAATATTGTTTTATTTATTGATGAAATTCATACCGTTGTCGGTGCAGGTGCAACTCAAGGCGCAATGGATGCGGGTAACTTGTTAAAACCCATGCTAGCGCGGGGTGAGTTGCGTTGTATCGGGGCGACAACTTTAGATGAATATCGCAAATATATCGAAAAAGATGCAGCTTTAGAAAGACGCTTCCAGCAAGTTTATGTAGATCAGCCCAGTGTTGCAGATACAATTTCTATTTTGCGGGGCTTGAAGGAACGCTATGAGGTTCACCACGGGGTGAAAATCTCTGATAGTTCTTTAGTTGCAGCCGCTACCTTGTCTAGCCGTTATATTAGCGATCGCTTCCTACCAGATAAAGCCATTGATTTGGTAGACGAAGCTGCCGCTAGGTTAAAAATGGAGATTACCTCTAAACCGGAAGAACTAGACGAAATCGACCGCAAAATTTTGCAGTTGGAAATGGAGAAGCTATCTTTGCAAAAAGAAAGTGATGCCGCTTCCCGCGAACGTTTAGAAAGACTGGAAAAAGAACTGGCGGATCTCAAAGAAGAACAAAGAACTCTCAATGCTCAATGGCAGTCTGAAAAAGATATTATTACAAAGCTTCAGTCTGTCAAAGAAGAAATTGACCGAGTAAACTTAGAGATTCAACAAGCAGAGAGAAACTACGACCTCAATCGGGCTGCTGAGTTGAAATATGGTAAGTTAACGGACTTGCATCGGCGATTAGAAGGCACAGAAAGAGAGTTATCCCAAGCCCAAGGTACAGGTAAATCCTTGTTGCGGGAAGAAGTAACCGAAGCTGACATTGCGGAAATTATTTCTAAGTGGACGGGAATACCCATCAGCAAGTTAGTGGAATCAGAGAAAGAGAAACTCCTGCACTTAGAAGAAGAACTGCATCACCGGGTAATTGGACAATCGGAAGCTGTAACAGCTGTCGCCGATGCGATTCAGCGATCGCGTGCTGGATTAGCTGATCCGAATCGTCCCATTGCTAGTTTTGTTTTCCTCGGCCCCACTGGTGTAGGTAAAACCGAGTTAGCCAAGGCATTAGCGGCGTATATGTTCGACACCGAAGAAGCACTGGTGCGGATTGATATGTCGGAATATATGGAGAAACACGCCGTTTCTCGGTTAATCGGTGCGCCTCCCGGATACGTGGGTTATGAAGAAGGGGGACAACTGACTGAAGCGATTCGTCGCCGTCCTTACGCCGTGATTCTCTTTGACGAAATCGAGAAAGCCCACCCCGATGTGTTTAATATTTTCCTGCAAATTCTCGATGATGGTCGCGTTACCGATGCCCAAGGTCATACCGTGGACTTTAAGAACACGATTATTATTATGACCAGCAACATCGGTTCACAGTACATTCTGGATGTAGCTGGGGATGACTCCCGCTATGATGAAATGCGTCATCGGGTGATGGAAGCGATGAGAAATAGTTTCCGGCCTGAGTTTCTCAACCGGATTGATGAGATTATCATCTTCCACGGTTTGGATAAGAAGGAACTGCGGCAGATTGTGCAGTTGCAAGTGGAAAGATTAAGGGATAGGTTAGGCGATCGTAAGATGTCATTGCGACTTTCTGAGGCTGCACTTGACTTTTTGGCTGAGGTAGGATACGACCCAGTATTTGGAGCGCGTCCACTGAAGCGGGCGATTCAGCGCGAGTTAGAAACGCAAATTGCTAAGGCGATTTTGCGCGGAGAGTTTAACGATGGGGATACTATTTTTGTTGATGTGCAGAATGAAAGGTTGTCTTTTAGTCGTTTACCTGTTGAGGTATTTAGTAGTTAGTTAAAGATTGGTTCGCGCAAAGGCGCAGAGACGCAAAGGGGTAAAAGTGCCTCTTTGCGTTTTTTTTGTCAGTTATTGTCAGGCGGATTTTTTAGCACTATCAGGACTTTTACCTTGTGCTAGATATTTCAATGTGATACATAAAATAACGAAAAAGGAATATAGCGTCATGATTTTGAAGTAATGTAGTTCAATTTCAATCCCAATAGAATATTTACCTAAAAATTCTATATAAATACCCAAAATAAGGTAAATATTGATAAGGATAAATTCACTGTTTTCAATCTAAACAGTAGCATCAAAAAAATTGACAAGAATAAATTAAGGCTTACTCTTGGCTCAGGAGGAAAATCTTGACTGACAATCACCCACCACTATTACCCTTAAACAATATGGCTGAACGACATTAGGCTCTGACACCCTCAGTAGCTGGTAGTTATCTTGAAGCTGCAAGAGTGTGTCTTGATAGACATCATATTTCACCCAAAGAGTTTACTTTAGAAAATGATAAGGTTGAATCTATTGCAAAAGTTGACTGGGACATAACAGATAATAGGATCAGAGGAGCTTGGGCAAACATAGATGATGCAACAAGGGATGGAGCATATGCTGTTGCAATTGCAGCCACCGAGCTTTCGAGAGGTTTATTTGCTGTACGACGTGCAGAAACACGTACAGGCGCAGATTACTACATCGCTCCAATAAATGAAGATTTAGAGGATTTAGAGAATTGTTTTCGACTAGAAGTTTCTGGGACACATTCTGATAAATCCGAAGTCA carries:
- a CDS encoding DUF3318 domain-containing protein — its product is MTSYATSSAKAEMSELRRLKGLLPPELQSWVTVEGTTEVNPPLIRCEEIGKDQVEIQIDLVKWDTLAMDQRNLLFWHEVARIQNDTIPKDGWEMAALAIGLGGAVGELWVQDGLLLVLALALCGVSGWRLYQKNNGEKQLRELIDADDKAIALATRFGYSLPNAYKSLGSALKTLIDNTPSKRQRSRYETRLSALKRSANKAKAKSRATDEGEL
- a CDS encoding 7-carboxy-7-deazaguanine synthase QueE, whose amino-acid sequence is MTAKTTAEPTARLIEVFSAIQGEGLNVGTRQIFIRFAFCDLRCHFCDSVHTWNAPANCRIERSPGLRDFETHPNPVPIPILLEWIERQNLPSLHDSISLTGGEPLLHAGFLKEFLPQVRSLTGLPIYLETGGHRPEQLAMILPYLDLVGMDWKLPSVSGESHWQEHMKFLQICYPNLETFIKIIISDQTDVAELEQAALLVADVSPEIPLFLQPVTPLAESEQFTKTPVLAPTPEQVLTWQALMKRFLKQVRVVPQTHKMLNQL
- a CDS encoding anti-sigma factor antagonist (This anti-anti-sigma factor, or anti-sigma factor antagonist, belongs to a family that includes characterized members SpoIIAA, RsbV, RsfA, and RsfB.), with the translated sequence MATKVQSFMTSQPTEVNFPVTTLDEMVIVQVSARLSVLEAVGFKQTCQELTQKNPHPKQIIIDFQQTTFMDSSGLGALVSSFKTTQEKEITMTLRNVTPQVMAVLNLTGLDKVFSIESSSDTLPIEADNLTDIQKGNSRKVEQLPTTHPSVASWMKRFLDIIGAVVGLVITGILLIPIMIAIQIDDPGPIFFGQIRCGWMGKRFKIWKFRSMCVDAEAKKSLVKNQVEGAFFKNENDPRITRVGKFLRRTSLDEFPQFWNVLKGDMSLVGTRPPTPDEVERYEVPEWQRLDVKPGMTGEWQVNGRSKVRSFEDVIRLDLLYQKNWSLMYDLKLIFKTIAIIFNRNSGAY
- a CDS encoding Txe/YoeB family addiction module toxin, translating into MKKIAFEPEAFEQLGLWTIEDKKIFKKILELIKDIQREPFSGIGKPEALKYELQGYWSRRITDEHRLVYKVEEDLIIILSCKYHYE
- a CDS encoding ferredoxin:protochlorophyllide reductase (ATP-dependent) subunit N encodes the protein MTVAQEPTALNFECETGNYHTFCPISCVAWLYQKIEDSFFLVIGTKTCGYFLQNAMGVMIFAEPRYAMAELEEGDISAQLNDYEELKRLCEQIKRDRNPSVIVWIGTCTTEIIKMDLEGLAPKLEGEIGIPIVVARANGLDYAFTQGEDTVLAAMANRCPSQVPVTENEKNERNAIQKLLNFGKKKEEVVQEESEYVDHPPLVLFGSLPDPVVTQLTLELKKQGIKVSGWLPAKRFTELPVLEEGYYVAGVNPFLSRTATTLMRRRKCKLIGAPFPIGPDGTRAWIEKICSVFGITPKGLEEREAQIWAGLEDYVKLIRGKSVFFMGDNLLEVSLARFLVRCGMTVHEVGIPYMDKRYQAAELAMLEKACLEMGVPLPKIVEKPDNYNQVQRIYDLQPDLVITGMAHANPLEARGINTKWSVEFTFAQIHGFTNARDILELVTRPLRRNNNLKDLGWDKLVKEEAKI
- a CDS encoding DUF5331 domain-containing protein gives rise to the protein MAFFNSFTDSIRQKWLQFFQANRDWIKLHMQVESVYTPDGGKRPPSYLILGVVNALEPKLAQLMFPFAKLNPDADTLIEVLDLHFDPDIALGNSTIPEAEPETHQYEPTAEVDENIEDETFADSHTNGFGGDVESQTLIVGDMEQTIQQLKDESVAAMSQEEDDFGDVSFDVAAASVEQLEEQILDDLNTPDENAFSDVLSDVWGDETSLQKGEENNDFLGEELPAGVFDESEIARLFPNA
- the bchL gene encoding ferredoxin:protochlorophyllide reductase (ATP-dependent) iron-sulfur ATP-binding protein, translated to MKLAVYGKGGIGKSTTSCNISVALAKRGKKVLQIGCDPKHDSTFTLTGFLIPTIIDTLQEKDYHYEDVWPEDVIYKGYGGVDCVEAGGPPAGAGCGGYVVGETVKLLKELNAFDEYDVILFDVLGDVVCGGFAAPLNYADYCMIVTDNGFDALFAANRIAASVREKARTHPLRLAGLIGNRTSKRDLIEKYVEAVPMPVLEVLPLIEDIRVSRVKGKTLFEMAESDPSLNYVCDYYLNIADQILARPEGVVPNDSPDRELFSLLSDFYLNPRKPQVANPEEELDLMIV
- a CDS encoding TIGR02450 family Trp-rich protein, producing the protein MAKKQKFPYLVGSKWTTTKKIDGWRHFQVVNRKNQGKWVYAEMVAACDPNVRFWINAKLLQDNSQWQAGWQSLKEIEALETHSGF